CTTAACGGCGTTGAACAGCGTTTTGCCGGCATGGGCGAAGGCGATCGCTGTATGATGCGGGAACCGTTTGCCGATAAACACATGCCGGTAAAACCGGCTCATCTCTCTGACGGCAAACACACCGATGCCGCCGAAAGAGTGCGGATCAATATCCAGCACCTCGCCCTGCGCCATATAGGACTTCAATTGCGTATCCGCCGTCGACTGCAGGCGAAAGAGGGTGATCGGGCCGACCTGAATGCGGCCCTCCAGAGTGCCGCGGGTGATCGTGGGCGGCTGATCAGGCTCCAGCAACCGATGCATGATCAATTGATGCTGAATGCTCGGCTTGATCATGCAACCGGAACTGACATTACCGCAGTGGAACCCCATAAACAGATCTGTCGGCTTATACTCCTTCATGTACGCCCGGTTGGCCTGGATCATGTCCTTGGGCACGGTGTTGTTGATGTCCAAAAGAGTCGGCGGCTTCAGCGTCGCACAGGCTGCCATGTATTCCGACAGCGCGCCGTAGATGTCCACTTCACAGGCGACCGGAATGCCCTCTGCCGCCAGCCGGCCATTGATAAAACAGGGCACATGGCCAAAGTATTTTTGAAAAGAAGGCCAGCATTTATTAGCAAAAATGCCGAACCGGCTTGCGCCGAGATGTTTTTCCATAAAACGACGCAGCGCCACCTCATACCAGGCTAATCGTTCGATCAACTCCGGATAGGTATTGCCCGCACCTAATTCTTTAGACATCGATTCCATGGTTGCTCTGACCAGCGGATCCTCTTTAGCCGCTTGACAGATGTCATAGAGATCCAGCTCGCTGTTTTCCATGATCTCTATGCCTAGATCGTAGAGAGGTTTGATCGGCGCGTTGCAGGCGAGAAAATCCTGCGGTCGTGGACCAAAAGAAAAGATCTTTAGTCCTTTTACGCCCAGCAACACCCGCGCCACGGGAATGAACTCGCTGATCATCTCAGCCACCTCTTCGCTGTCGCCGACCGGATAGGCAGGCACATACAGACGCAGCTTGCGCAGTCCGTTGTTATAAGAGCTGCTCAACATGCCGCAGTAGGCATCGCCGCGTCCCTGGATCAGATCGTTCCGGCTTTCTTCGGCCGCCGCAGCGATCATCACCGGCCCGTCGAATCGCTGGGCCATCAGGCTGGTGGGACCTTCCGGGCCGAAATTGCCGAGGAAAATGACCAGCGCATTCACCCCTTTGTCCTTGGCTTCCGCCAAAGCCAGAAGAACGTCGTTCTCGTTCTCCACCGTCTTTTCGCATTCAACAATATCGATCTTTTTCTTCAGACAAGCGGCGGTCACCGCCCGGCGGCGGCGAGTGGACAGTTCGAGCGGAAAGCAATCCCGGCTGACCGCGATGATTCCCAATTTAACCACAGGCACGTTTTTCATATTTGGCGCTCCCGATTGGTTCACTCGCATGTGAATTGCTTCTCAATCACTTCTCCCAGAGCGTTGTAGCGAGCGTACAGCTCTTGATATCTTCGGCTACTGTTCAGATTCGGTTCAAAGACTTTTTCAAAACCGCTGCCCATGGCTTTCTGCGCAGCTTGGATGGATGGATGCACTCCGC
This bacterium DNA region includes the following protein-coding sequences:
- a CDS encoding fucose isomerase: MKNVPVVKLGIIAVSRDCFPLELSTRRRRAVTAACLKKKIDIVECEKTVENENDVLLALAEAKDKGVNALVIFLGNFGPEGPTSLMAQRFDGPVMIAAAAEESRNDLIQGRGDAYCGMLSSSYNNGLRKLRLYVPAYPVGDSEEVAEMISEFIPVARVLLGVKGLKIFSFGPRPQDFLACNAPIKPLYDLGIEIMENSELDLYDICQAAKEDPLVRATMESMSKELGAGNTYPELIERLAWYEVALRRFMEKHLGASRFGIFANKCWPSFQKYFGHVPCFINGRLAAEGIPVACEVDIYGALSEYMAACATLKPPTLLDINNTVPKDMIQANRAYMKEYKPTDLFMGFHCGNVSSGCMIKPSIQHQLIMHRLLEPDQPPTITRGTLEGRIQVGPITLFRLQSTADTQLKSYMAQGEVLDIDPHSFGGIGVFAVREMSRFYRHVFIGKRFPHHTAIAFAHAGKTLFNAVK